The Oryza glaberrima chromosome 9, OglaRS2, whole genome shotgun sequence genome includes a window with the following:
- the LOC127783930 gene encoding uncharacterized protein LOC127783930 has translation MMETAAAAMLEAGVGRFRGPSVAALLAEMWAPLAVALAALATLPSLLRRLQVLILRLRSRGKEVISSHISTYYSSGDDSDSDGTDEDEEEEDDEESSSGEEEKGRRRERRIGYYEGVADDDEDGCFPWGGAVVRTWQDLPRRISGGARLLAPGTSSAAAVRLWDSITASGGGGAWWDADEGGRAPAAEAPPVVLGWRRDHPHPHADEHAARRRRRRAGLLAAVATSPK, from the coding sequence atgatggagacggcggcggcggcgatgctggaGGCCGGGGTGGGGAGGTTCCGGGGGCCGAgcgtggcggcgctgctggcggAGATGTGGGCGCCGCTGGCCGTCGCGCTCGCGGCGCTGGCGACGCTGCCCAGCCTTCTCCGGCGGCTGCAGGTGCtcatcctccgcctccgctcacGCGGCAAGGAGGTCATCTCCTCCCACATCTCCACCTACTACTCCTCCGGCGACGACTCCGACTCGGACGGCACcgatgaggacgaggaggaggaggacgacgaggagagctcctccggcgaggaggagaaggggcggcggcgcgagaggaGGATCGGGTATTACGAGGGCgttgccgacgacgacgaggatggctGCTTCCCGTGGGGCGGCGCCGTGGTGCGGACGTGGCAGGATCTCCCCCGCCGCATCTCAGGCGGGGCGAGGCTGCTCGCGCCGGggacctcctccgccgcagccgtccGCCTGTGGGACTCGatcacggcgagcggcggcggtggggcgtgGTGGGACGCCGATGAAGGCGGCCGTGCCCCGGCcgcggaggcgccgccggtggtACTCGGCTGGCGCCGcgaccacccccacccccacgccgacgagcacgccgcccgccgccgccgccgccgcgccggcctcctcgccgccgtcgcgaccTCCCCCAAGTGA